TGGCGGGGCATTATTTTTCAAAATTGTGACACCACAATATTTGACATTTTCACCACAGTTTTTTATTGCAATGCAGCAAACAGTCTATAGACTCAATGATGAGCGCCCGCATTGGTGCGCGCGCAGTTTTGCCACGACGGGAGAATGCGCCATGACGACGCTTCAGTCTTTACCCACTCCGACCGTTCCTGTACTGCATGTCTTCGAACAAGCCGGTGGCTGGCACTGGGGCATTACGATTCCGCGCGGTGTGGGAAGCGGATTCAAAGTGATTGCGTTCAGTGAGAGTACTTTTCCGGTTGAAGACGCTGCACGCACTGACGGGAGTCAGGTACTCGCCAGCCTTGAGGACACGGCGGCTCACAACTGACTCGTTCCGATACCTGTTCATTGGGAACGCCCGATCCGGACCTAACCCGCGATCTCCCGGTATCTGGAAAATTTCGACGTCTGTCCGATCCCGGGGTTGAAGCAGTTGCACGGATCGAGCTGCTGATAAAACGCCGCAAGCTGCGGTTTCGCGCGATACAGGTGGCCCACGTTGTGTTCCGCCGGATATTCGGCGCCACGCCGGTCCAGCAGTGCCCACATCTTATGTTCGACTTCCAGGCAGTCGTTGCCCTTCCTGACGATGTAATCCTGGTGGAAAACGTGGCACAGGAAGTGCCCGTAATACAGCTTGATGGCGATCGCTGCCTCGATCTCGGGCGGCAGCGTCTCGATCCAGTCGCGATCGTTACGGCGTAGCGCGATGTCGAGCGCGACGATGTTCTCGACCTCGCGGGTATGCACGGCACGATAACGGACGGCTGCGCCGGCGGCGGCGAAGCGATGCAGAAATGCTTTCGTGCCTTCCTCGTCGGTACATTCGAAAAATCCGCCGGTCGCCTTGGCGAAAAAGCTCGCGAGAAACTCGCGCGTTTCGTCGACGTTGTCGGCCGCGACTTTCAGCATCAGATGATGCTCGTATCTGTCGCGGTACTGTTTCATCCGTTGCGGCAGATGACTCGGGAACAGCCGGCTCGCGGCCTGCAACACACGGTCGGTGAGATGCGAAGGCAGAAAGCCGAGCCGATCGAATAGCGCGTCGAAGCGGCTTTTGAGTCCGAACAGCGCGGGCAACCGCGACGTGCCGAGATAGTGGATCGCCAGAAACATATCTTTGCCGTATTTCTCGGCAATGTCGAAGGCGTCCCGATGGAGATATTCGCCCGAGATCGGCACGGCTTTAAAGTCGTGCAACGCGTGACGGCGAATTTCGGTGAGTTCGTCGGGGCGATTCGTGCCGATATAGAAAACCTTCGCGTTCTGTTCGATCGGGAAGGTATCGAGCCGCACGGCAAACACCATCAGCTTGCCGGCCGAGCCTGACGCTTCATGAAGACGCTGCGGGTCGGCATTGAAACGCGCGGGTGTGTCGGCATCGATCTCGCGGACGTGGCTCGCATAGCCATGGTCGGATCCGGCGCCTGCGTCGTGCCGGACGTCGGCGTCCGAGAATGCGCCGCGTTCCAGTCGGCCGAGGATATCCTCGGGCATGTCGCCGAGTTCAATCCCGAGATGGTTCACGAATTGCAGCTTGCCTGCGGCATCCACCTGCGCGAATGCCGCCATTTCCGTATAGGCCGGACCCCGCTGCACCAGCGCGCCCCCCGAGTTGTTGCAGACACCACCAAACACCGACGCCCCGATACAGCTCGAACCAATCACCGAATGCGGTTCGCGGCCAAGGGGTTTCAGCGTCTTTTCCAGTTGATCGAGCGTGGCGCCTGGCAGGCAGACCACCTGCTTGCCGCCGTCGATCACCATCACCTTTTTCATGCGGCTCGTGCTGACAATCACGATGTCGCGATCATAGTCATCGCCGTCGGGTGTCGAGCCGCCGGTGAGTCCCGTGTTCGATGCCTGCGCGATCACGATCACGTTCGCCGCGATGCACGCCTGCAGGATTTTCCATTGCTCGACGATCGTGCCGGGCCGGACCACCGCGAGCGCCTTGCCTGCGCCAAAACGGAAGCCCGTGCGAAAGCGCCGGGTTGCGGCGTCGTCGGTCAAGGTGTGCTTTTTGCCGACGATGGCGCGCAGCTCCGCGATCAACGTATGGGCCACGTCGTCCCGATCGGCGACTAGCGGTGTTTGCGCTGCAGACATCGAATTCTCCTCATAAGCGTTGGGTGTGACGCGCGTCGATTTCGTCCGATGGTTTGGGCTGCGACCTTTGAGCGCATCAGGTTGACACGAAGGTTAAAATCAGCCAGGTCATTAGTCCAATATCTTGAAGTCGTCATTTGGAGACGAAAAACATATGGAATTTCGCCAACTGCGTTACTTCCTCGCCGTCGCCGAGCATCTGCATTTCACCGACGCCGCGACCCATCTGGGGATTGCGCAACCCCCTTTGAGCCAGCAGATCCTGAAGCTCGAACGGGAAATCGGCGCGCCGCTGTTTATCCGGCATCCGCGCCGTGTCGAACTGACTGAAGCGGGGCGGCTCTTTCGCGAACGCGCACGGCGCATCATCGAAGATACGCAGCAGGCCTTCGTCGAAGTGCAGAACGCGGGACGTGGGGAGACGGGGCGGCTTTCGCTCGGCTTCGCGGGGTCGACGGTGTTTCATCCGACCGTTGCAATAACCATGCAGCGTTATCGGCATGCGTACGAACGCGTATCGATCAGTTGCGAGGAGAGCAACAGTTCGCTGCTGCTGGATAAAGTCGCCGAGCGGCAACTCGACGCCGCGCTCGTGCGCATGCCGCTGAACTGCCGGGATCTGGTGGTCGAGCCGCTCGTGGACGAAGACATGCTGGCCGTGTTGCCGGCGAACCACCGTTTGAGCCGGCGGCGGCGCATCAATCTTGCCGACCTGGCGGATGACCCGTTCATTCTCTTTCCGCGACCCATCGGCCCGGATCTCTACGATTCCATCATTGCCGCCTGCCAGGAAGCCGGCTTCGCGCCGTCGATCGGCATGGAGTCGCCGCAGATTTCATCGGCGGCGAATCTGGTGGCGGCGGGCTTCGGCGTTGCCGTGGTTCCCGCGTCGATCCGGCAAATTCAGGTGGAAAACGTGTCGTATCACGCGCTGCAGGGTAATCCGCTTTCGACGGGTATTGCGTTGATTCACCGGCCGCGCGAAAAGTCGCCTACCGTGCTGAATTTCGTCAGGATTTTGCGGCAACAGCGAGCCGTTGCGCGGACGCGGTGAGGGACATGTAAGCGGAGAATTTTTGCTTCGTAAGCATGCGGCGTTCTGATCGCGTGTTGCCCGGATTCTCCCAGTGCAGGTTCGGATATTCCCTGGTGCGTTTTACCCCGTTTTACCCTTTAGGACCTCGCGCAAAGCGTCGATAACGTAGAGACACGCCGGCATCGAAATCCCGTCTATCAGAGGACCGGAGTCGGTCTTCGTCGATCACATGCCCGTTGTCGCGTTGCATATCGAGGTGAAACTATGGGAACGAAATTGCTGCTGGGTATTTCAGTGGCGGTGGTGTCTTTTGCCGGACTGCTGCATCCCGTTTCTGCGCGCGCCGACGGCCCGGCATCGGCTTATGGAAAGGGCGCTGCCGATGCCTCGCTCGATCCGGGTGAAGAGCGCTTGACGGCCGACGAAGAAAACAACGCGCGCCTGAAAGATCTGAGCGATGCCTATCACAATGGCTACAACGCGCGGGCCAAGGAAGACGCCGAGACGTACACATCGTTGCGCGAGCAATTGAAGCGTCCGCCGAAGGCTGCTGCGGCGCAGGTCATGCCGCCGCTCCCCGAAGGCATGCCGGGCGATGAGGAGGCGCAGGTGACCTCCGTACAGAAGCCGCAGATAGCGCAGCGCGCGTTGCCGCCGCAACCACAACCGCAACTGCAACCCCAGCCGCAGTACCGCCAAGCGTACCAGCAGCCGCAATATGCGCCGCCTCGGCCAATGCAGTACCAACCGGCGCCGGAATACGCGGAAGCGCAGAACTATGCGGAAGCGCCCGCATACGCTGAAGCCGAGGACGAATATCCGCAGTATCAGCAGCCCGCGTATGTAGCGCAAGCCTACGGTCCGCCGCCTCAAGCGCCGCAGCGCGTCGAGTATGTGGCGATGGTCGGCCAACAACAGGCTTACGTGCCGCAACCGCCTCCCCAGGTGTTGGTGCAGCCGGTCATGATGGTGCGCCGCCCCCAGGCCTACGCGGGATATCGGCGAGCTTATTGGGCGCGTCCTTATCGGCAGCCGCGTCCGGTTCGATACGGCTATTCGGTGCAGGCCGCCGACTATAGCGGATGGCAGTAAGCACCTGCTTCACGTTATGCCCCCTTACACATGGAGGTGTCAGGACGTGAAGCACACCCTCGTTAAAACTCGCCGTCTCGCGAATCGGAACGACCGGATTCGTCGGCAAGTGAAGGATGGCCTGATGTCGAAGAGTGAGCCTTCCGTCACTCGCCCGACAAACCTTCGTCGCGTAGAACCCGCTGCACAGCGGTCCGGTTCCGCACGCGCTCGTACCAGGCTTGCAGATGCACGAGTGGGGTGAAATCGATGTCGGCGTTGTACACCGATTTCATCCACGTGGCCTTGCCCCAACCGGTTAGCGCGAACAGATAAGCGTCGGCGATCGTGAACACCTCGCCCATCAGAAATGGCTTGTCCGACAGTTGTTTATCGAGCCACGCAAACCGGCTTTCGAGCTTCGGTTTCGCGGTGTCGACATACTTGCCCGCCGCAACGGCGTAGAGCAACGGAATGAAGCCCTTGTGGATTTCTGACGTCAAAAAATTGAGCCACTCCAGAAGCCGGTATCGCTCCATGGTGCCGTGGCTCGGCGTCAAAAAGGATGCCGGCCGTTGATCGGCCAGATACTGTGCAATCACCGGCCCTTCACGCAGATAACTGCCGTCGTCCAGTTGGAGTAGCGGCACGTAGCCCAACTCGTTCACGTCGTAATAGTCGGCGCCGCCTTCGATCCGATGCTTGCGTGCATCGACCTTGATCACTTCCGCGTGGAGTCCCGTTTCCTGCAAGACGATATGAATCGCCTGCGAGCAACTGCCGGGCGCGTGATAGAGCTTCATCGGGTTTTCTCTTCCAGGTAAATAGCGTGTTCTGCGCGCTGTCGCGGCAACGCGGCTAATATCCGGCAAGCGGGATAAAAAAGGAAGAAGGCAGAATAGTGTGGTGAAGGTACAAAAAATATACTTACCGAGGACGGGCGAATGAAGAGCAGTGCAACCGGATGTTCGGTCGAGGAAGCCATGCGTCTGCTGGGCGGACGTTGGCGTTTGTTGCTGGTTTCCTATCTTCTGGATGGCCCCAAACGCTTCACCGATTTACGCAGGGACGTGCCCGGCATTTCGCAACGCATGCTGACCCTGGACCTGCGCGCGCTTGAAGAAGCCGGTCTCGTACTGCGCACGGTATTTGCTCAAGTACCGGTTAAGGTCGAGTATCAGCTTACCGAAGACGGCGAACGTCTAAGGCCCGTTGTCGAGGTGATGCGTGATTTTGGCCTTTGGCTCAAGGCGCGGTCCGCGCTGCTGGTGTGACACGCTCGGCCGCTGTTCCGGCGCCGGTTTTGTCGGACTCTCTTGCCGCGAAATTTAAAACGGGCGTACTTTTCTTTTGGTGACGCGGAGACGGTTTTGCGAGCGTGCGAGGTCTCGCACCACGCGTGAAAACACGCACCGGCAGAGTGCACCGTGTCGCCGGCATTGATTGCCACCGCACGAACGATCGGCGCCAAACATGGCACAGTGAGACATGGGTGACCCGTCGGGGCATGACGATGAAATCGACTGTTTTCAACACGCTGGCGGCCATTGCGTCGCTAGGGGTCACTTTTGCTCCGCTGCCGTGCTACGCCGACGAGCTCGATCGGCAGATGGACTGCACGTCGAGCCCGCATGAGTTCATCGGCGCGCTTCTGGACAACCAGTCCATCGACCCGAAGCCCATGCGTATCGAAGCCAACTCGGTCAACTCGTTTCGCCCGACGCGAGGGACCAAATTGAGCGCGTTCGGCTTTCATGTCTACGCGGTGTTCGGCTACGAGCAGGACGAGCCGATGTTCAAACGGGGAAGCGGTCAACCCGTCAAACCCTGGACGTACGGCGTGGTGGTGACCGCGCCCGCGGCGTCGGTCGAAGCGAGCGTGCGCCGTGCAGGAAGCGAGGCGACCGTTCACGAGGTCATTCCGTTTCTTCTCACGGCCGTCTATTGCAACGGGCATTGAGGTATTGGCCTTATTGATGGGACGCCGCGTTCTCCGAGCGGGTCTGGCGGCGCTCCATGCACAATGCCAACGTGGCGTATGTGCGAAGATAGCCATTGGAAACACCGCCTCGGATCAGTTTTTTTGCGAGGTGTGGTTTCACCCGGCGCAAACGATCAATGACTGAGCATGGCCAATGAACTCCACTACCCTGCCTCGCGCTGACGGACCCGCGTGGATGCCTGTTGCGGTTGCCGAAATCGGCGTCGCGCGTTTCCCGATTGGCGAGACAAATCCGCGCATTGTCGAGTACAACAATCACACCAACCTGGTCGGCTACGACGACAAGGTGTCCTGGTGTTCCTCTTTTATCAACTGGTGTCTGGCAGGCGTGGGCGTTGATGGCACGCGCTCGGCGTTAGCACGGTCGTGGCTCGATTGGGGCGCGCCGCTTGAAAATCCCGTCTATGGCTGCATCGCTGTATTGACACGGGACGATCCCACCAGTTGGAAAGGACATGTTGGTTTTTATGTTCGCCACGACGCTGAGTCGATCTATCTGTTCGGTGGAAACCAACTGAACGAGGTTCGCGAGTTGGCTTATCCGCTGGCTTCGGTGCTTGGATACCGATGGCCGACGTAGATCCGGAGGGTGGGCTATGCCTTCCCAGAGCGCGAGCTTCGCCCACCTCCCCGACTCAAACCCCACTCAACCGCAAGCCGGCTTCGCCTTCTTGCACGCATCCGCAAGCTGCGGCGGCGGATCTTTCTTGAACACCGTCTTATAAGATTCAAGCACGTTCGACTGCACCACCGGCAACGACTGCACACCGATCCACGCAGGCGGCGTCTGTCCGATCAGCGCTTTCATCATGGCCAATGCTTCGGCGACGCCCTGGTCATAAGGACGTTGCGAACCCGTCGCCTTGAGCGGTCCGCCCTTGGCGATCTCGATCGCGGATTGCAGACCCAGGTCGACCGTCGTCACGGGAATATTCACACCCTGCGCGCGCATCGACGTCAGCGTGTCGAGCGCCGGCTGATCCCAAACGGCGAACAAGCCCTTCACGTCTGGATTCCCCGTCAGAAAGTCGCCCGCGATCTGCCCGACTTTCGACGGATCGGTGAAGTCGACCTGCTTGATCTTGAGGTCCGGACGGTTCTTCTTCATCCAGTCGTTGACGGCCTTGGTGCGTTCTTTCGTGCTGAAGTAATCCACACCGAAATTCACGAGCCCGATAGTCGACCCTTTCGGCACGCACGAAGCCAGCACCTTCGCCGCGATCTGGCCGTTGCCTTCGCTGTCCGCCGAAATCATCGACGCGTATTGCTCCGGATGCTTCAACCCCGTCGGCACGTTGTCCATGAACACGAGCTTGATACCGGCTTCCGACACCTTCTTGTAGGTGGCGGCCGTCGCGGTGCCGTCGACCGGAATGGAAATGATCCCGTCCGGATGGCGCTGAATGGTGTTCTCGATATCGGCGATCTGCTTGTCGACCTGGTATTCGGCGGATGCCGTGCCGATCACTTCCACGCCGTATTTCTTGAGCGTGTCGGTAATGCCTTGCACCTGCAATTGCGACCAGTCGAGGTTCATGGTCTGCATCGAAATGCCGACCTTGAATTTACCGGCCTTGATCTTGGCGACGTCGGCGGCGCTCAGTTGCACGGCGTCCACTGAAGCTGCTTTTTCGCCATTCGGCCCCTGGCCGACAATCGTCTTCGGACCGATCGAACCGACCGGCAGGCTGGTCACGCATTGCGCGTAAGCCCCCGACGAAACCAGCGTTGCAACGGCGGCCGCTGCGAGGACGCCACCTAATACCCTGTTCGAGCCACGACGATGTTGCTTCATGATTCTCCTCCGTTGGTCTTCACGTTTGTATTACGGCTTAACCTGTCTCCTGCCATTCGCGGACAACACGCGGGCACATCGCGCGGTTTCCGCCCATCACGAGTGGTCGACGTGCCCTCGTCACTTCCTGGTAAATGCCACCGCCGCGACGATGATCGCCCCCTTGATCACCAGTTGCAGCGACGAACTGACGCCAAGCAGCACCAGCCCGTTATTCAGCGTCCCGATGATGAGACTCCCGAGCAGCGTGCCGAGCACGAAGCCGCGCCCGCCGAACAGGCTGCAACCGCCGAGCGTGACCGAGGCGATCACGTCGAGTTCGAGTCCTTGCACCACGTCGGGCCGCGCCGCATGCGAGCGCGCGGACAGCACGAGCGCGGCGAGTCCGGCCAGCATGCCGGTGAGAATGAACGCCAGCGTGGTCACGCGGCGCGTGTTGATGCCGGAGTAGAGCGCGGCCGTCGGGTTGCCGCCGGCGGCATAGATCTGCCGCCCGAACACGCTGTAATGAAGCAGCAGAATGCCGGCGATTACCGCCAGCACCGTCCAGATGATCGGCACCGGTACGCCGAAAATATCGCCTTCGCCGAAGATCGCAATGAACGAGTCGTTGCTGATGATCACCGGATGGGTCGTCGTCACCATCAGTGCGAGACCGCGTGCGGCGCTCAAGGTGCCGAGCGTGACCAGAAACGAGGGGATGTTTAGCCGCGTGGTCAACACGCCGTTGAGTGCGCCGACTATTGCACCGGTGCCGATGCCCGCGATCGCGCCGATGATCCAGTTGTCGCCCACATACGCCATGGCCAGCGCCGCCGACATGCCCGACAACGCGAGCGTGGAGCCCACCGACAAATCGATCTGCCGCGCAATGATCACGAAGGTCATGCCGATCGCAATGATCGACACGAGCGCAGTTTGCCGGCCGATATTGAGGAAGTTGTCGATGGAGAGAAACCACGGCGACGCGAAACTGAAGACGACCAGCAGGATCGCGAACGCGCCATACAGCGCGTAGGGACGGTCGCCTTGCAAGAGAAGTTGCGCGATGCGCCGTGCGCGGCTTTTCTGCGGCAGAGAGGCCTGCCGTTCGGCCGTCAGCGGCGAGACAGATTCATTCATGTTGCGTGCGCTCCGGCGGAAGTCCCTGCGTGGGACTCGAAAGAAGAACGGGAAAGTTGAATCAGGTGATGCAACGCTTCGGCGTTGGCGAGTTCGGCGCGCGCAAGGGTCTTGACGATGCGGCCGTCCGCGACGATCGAAATCCGGTCGCACAGGCGCAATAACTCGTCGAGATCGGACGACACGATGAGCACGCCGGTGCCGGCCTGCGCGGCGTCGTGGACCACGCCGTAGATTTCCTCGCGCGCGCCGACGTCGACGCCGACAGTCGGTTCGTCGAGCAGCAGCAACTTCGGGCGCGGATGATTCCACTTGGCGAAGACCACTTTCTGCTGATTGCCTCCGGACAGAAACTTGACCGGCGTCGACGAGCCCGGCGCTTTAACGGCGAGTTCTTTCATCGAGCGTTTCGCCTGCTGCTCGGCTGCTTGACTGCGCAACCATCCCCAGCGGGAAAACTGCGGCAGTCGCGGCAAGGTCAGGTTGCGTTCGATCGAATGCTCCAGCACGAGTCCTTCGAGATGTCGGTCTTCCGGCACTAGCGCCACGCCGAGCTGGATCGCGTCGGCGGGTGAGACGCGGGAACGTGCAACACCGTCGATTTCGACCGTCCCGGTCTCCACGCTTCTCAGTCCAAAGATGGTTTGCAGAATCTCGGTACGTCCACTACCGATCAATCCCGCGAGCCCATGAATCTCGCCGCGTTCAACGACGAGGTCGACATGGCGGAGCCGGTCGTTGCTCACATTGGAGAGCTTGAGCACTGCGGGGGGCGGAGCGGTAGACGCCGTAGCAGATGTAGCAATAGAAACTTCATCACCAGCAACCGCCGCCTTTGCCTGCAACGCAGCATGCTTCGGACCGACAATCGCCGCGACCAGTTGCTTCATATCGGTCTGCGCGGTCGAGAACATGCCGGCATTCGCACCGTCGCGAAAGACGGTGACGCGCTGCGAAATCCGGAACACCTCATTCAACCGATGCGTCACATAGATCACGCCCACGCCACGATCCGTCACCGCGCGAATCGCGTCGAACAGAATCTGTTCTTCGCCACCGGTGAGCGCCGACGTGGGCTCATCGAGAATCAGCACCCGCACGCGACCCATCAACGCCTTGCAGATTTCGGTCATTTGCCGGTACGCGAACGGCAATGCGCCGACCGGTGTCTTCGGATCGAGCGGAATGCCATGCGAGCGGAGAAATTCGCCGACCTCGGCCATCAACTGGCGGTTCTTCACAAAGCCGAGCCGCGTGCGAGGCTCGCGCCCCAGCATCAGATTGGCGCCAACCGATAACGACTCGACCAGACTCAGGTCCTGATAGACCACGGCCACCCCCGCCTCGCGCGATCGCGCCGGCGAGTCGAACGCCACCTTCTGCCCATCGATTTCGATGACGCCTTCGTCATAAGCGTGCACGCCGCTGAGGATCTTGATCAGCGTGGATTTGCCCGCGCCGTTCTCGCCGAGCAACGCATGGACCTCGCCGGGCAACACATCAAGGTTGACGCCGCGCAGCGCCTGCACGCCGCCAAATCGTTTGGTGACGCCCGCTACACGGATCAATGGAACCTGAGGCGATGACGCGGCCGCGACCGCTACCGGTTCACTCATCTGGCATGTCTCCTTCGTCAATGTCGACGATTTTCTTTTCTTTGTGTCGTGCGCTCGGAAAACTCCGAGTTGTGATGCTCGCACCATGATTTTGGTGCGCCAATAACATTCGTCGCAGG
This genomic stretch from Paraburkholderia bryophila harbors:
- the dld gene encoding D-lactate dehydrogenase; translated protein: MSAAQTPLVADRDDVAHTLIAELRAIVGKKHTLTDDAATRRFRTGFRFGAGKALAVVRPGTIVEQWKILQACIAANVIVIAQASNTGLTGGSTPDGDDYDRDIVIVSTSRMKKVMVIDGGKQVVCLPGATLDQLEKTLKPLGREPHSVIGSSCIGASVFGGVCNNSGGALVQRGPAYTEMAAFAQVDAAGKLQFVNHLGIELGDMPEDILGRLERGAFSDADVRHDAGAGSDHGYASHVREIDADTPARFNADPQRLHEASGSAGKLMVFAVRLDTFPIEQNAKVFYIGTNRPDELTEIRRHALHDFKAVPISGEYLHRDAFDIAEKYGKDMFLAIHYLGTSRLPALFGLKSRFDALFDRLGFLPSHLTDRVLQAASRLFPSHLPQRMKQYRDRYEHHLMLKVAADNVDETREFLASFFAKATGGFFECTDEEGTKAFLHRFAAAGAAVRYRAVHTREVENIVALDIALRRNDRDWIETLPPEIEAAIAIKLYYGHFLCHVFHQDYIVRKGNDCLEVEHKMWALLDRRGAEYPAEHNVGHLYRAKPQLAAFYQQLDPCNCFNPGIGQTSKFSRYREIAG
- a CDS encoding LysR family transcriptional regulator, which gives rise to MEFRQLRYFLAVAEHLHFTDAATHLGIAQPPLSQQILKLEREIGAPLFIRHPRRVELTEAGRLFRERARRIIEDTQQAFVEVQNAGRGETGRLSLGFAGSTVFHPTVAITMQRYRHAYERVSISCEESNSSLLLDKVAERQLDAALVRMPLNCRDLVVEPLVDEDMLAVLPANHRLSRRRRINLADLADDPFILFPRPIGPDLYDSIIAACQEAGFAPSIGMESPQISSAANLVAAGFGVAVVPASIRQIQVENVSYHALQGNPLSTGIALIHRPREKSPTVLNFVRILRQQRAVARTR
- the gstA gene encoding glutathione transferase GstA: MKLYHAPGSCSQAIHIVLQETGLHAEVIKVDARKHRIEGGADYYDVNELGYVPLLQLDDGSYLREGPVIAQYLADQRPASFLTPSHGTMERYRLLEWLNFLTSEIHKGFIPLLYAVAAGKYVDTAKPKLESRFAWLDKQLSDKPFLMGEVFTIADAYLFALTGWGKATWMKSVYNADIDFTPLVHLQAWYERVRNRTAVQRVLRDEGLSGE
- a CDS encoding winged helix-turn-helix transcriptional regulator, which produces MKSSATGCSVEEAMRLLGGRWRLLLVSYLLDGPKRFTDLRRDVPGISQRMLTLDLRALEEAGLVLRTVFAQVPVKVEYQLTEDGERLRPVVEVMRDFGLWLKARSALLV
- a CDS encoding NlpC/P60 family protein yields the protein MNSTTLPRADGPAWMPVAVAEIGVARFPIGETNPRIVEYNNHTNLVGYDDKVSWCSSFINWCLAGVGVDGTRSALARSWLDWGAPLENPVYGCIAVLTRDDPTSWKGHVGFYVRHDAESIYLFGGNQLNEVRELAYPLASVLGYRWPT
- a CDS encoding substrate-binding domain-containing protein, giving the protein MKQHRRGSNRVLGGVLAAAAVATLVSSGAYAQCVTSLPVGSIGPKTIVGQGPNGEKAASVDAVQLSAADVAKIKAGKFKVGISMQTMNLDWSQLQVQGITDTLKKYGVEVIGTASAEYQVDKQIADIENTIQRHPDGIISIPVDGTATAATYKKVSEAGIKLVFMDNVPTGLKHPEQYASMISADSEGNGQIAAKVLASCVPKGSTIGLVNFGVDYFSTKERTKAVNDWMKKNRPDLKIKQVDFTDPSKVGQIAGDFLTGNPDVKGLFAVWDQPALDTLTSMRAQGVNIPVTTVDLGLQSAIEIAKGGPLKATGSQRPYDQGVAEALAMMKALIGQTPPAWIGVQSLPVVQSNVLESYKTVFKKDPPPQLADACKKAKPACG
- a CDS encoding ABC transporter permease encodes the protein MNESVSPLTAERQASLPQKSRARRIAQLLLQGDRPYALYGAFAILLVVFSFASPWFLSIDNFLNIGRQTALVSIIAIGMTFVIIARQIDLSVGSTLALSGMSAALAMAYVGDNWIIGAIAGIGTGAIVGALNGVLTTRLNIPSFLVTLGTLSAARGLALMVTTTHPVIISNDSFIAIFGEGDIFGVPVPIIWTVLAVIAGILLLHYSVFGRQIYAAGGNPTAALYSGINTRRVTTLAFILTGMLAGLAALVLSARSHAARPDVVQGLELDVIASVTLGGCSLFGGRGFVLGTLLGSLIIGTLNNGLVLLGVSSSLQLVIKGAIIVAAVAFTRK
- a CDS encoding sugar ABC transporter ATP-binding protein, whose translation is MSEPVAVAAASSPQVPLIRVAGVTKRFGGVQALRGVNLDVLPGEVHALLGENGAGKSTLIKILSGVHAYDEGVIEIDGQKVAFDSPARSREAGVAVVYQDLSLVESLSVGANLMLGREPRTRLGFVKNRQLMAEVGEFLRSHGIPLDPKTPVGALPFAYRQMTEICKALMGRVRVLILDEPTSALTGGEEQILFDAIRAVTDRGVGVIYVTHRLNEVFRISQRVTVFRDGANAGMFSTAQTDMKQLVAAIVGPKHAALQAKAAVAGDEVSIATSATASTAPPPAVLKLSNVSNDRLRHVDLVVERGEIHGLAGLIGSGRTEILQTIFGLRSVETGTVEIDGVARSRVSPADAIQLGVALVPEDRHLEGLVLEHSIERNLTLPRLPQFSRWGWLRSQAAEQQAKRSMKELAVKAPGSSTPVKFLSGGNQQKVVFAKWNHPRPKLLLLDEPTVGVDVGAREEIYGVVHDAAQAGTGVLIVSSDLDELLRLCDRISIVADGRIVKTLARAELANAEALHHLIQLSRSSFESHAGTSAGAHAT